The following are encoded in a window of Panthera leo isolate Ple1 chromosome B2, P.leo_Ple1_pat1.1, whole genome shotgun sequence genomic DNA:
- the FUT9 gene encoding 4-galactosyl-N-acetylglucosaminide 3-alpha-L-fucosyltransferase 9 produces MKSYGPVNLSLAFEVIDHHLPHFNEKIMTSASKGILRPFLIVCIILGCFMACLLIYIKPTNSWIFSPMESASSVLKMKNFFSTKTDYFNETTILIWVWPFGQTFDLTSCQTMFNIQGCHLTTDRSLYNKSHAVLIHHRDISWDLTNLPQQARPPFQKWIWMNLESPTHTPQKSGIEHLFNLTLTYRRDSDIQVPYGFLTVSTNPFVFEVPSKEKLVCWVVSNWNPEHARVKYYNELSKSIEIHTYGQAFGEYVNDKNLIPTISTCKFYLSFENSIHKDYITEKLYNAFLAGSVPVVLGPSRENYENYIPADSFIHVEDYNSPSELAKYLKEVDKNNKLYLSYFNWRKDFTVNLPRFWESHACLACDHVKRHQEYKSVGNLEKWFWN; encoded by the coding sequence AAAAAATTATGACATCAGCATCCAAAGGAATTCTCCGTCCATTTTTAATTGTCTGCATTATCCTGGGTTGTTTCATGGCATGTCTGCTCATTTACATCAAGCCCACCAACAGCTGGATCTTCAGTCCAATGGAGTCAGCCAGCTCAGtgctgaaaatgaaaaacttcttcTCCACCAAAActgattattttaatgaaactacTATCCTGATTTGGGTGTGGCCATTTGGGCAGACCTTTGACCTTACATCTTGCCAAACAATGTTCAACATCCAAGGATGCCATCTTACCACAGACCGTTCCCTATACAACAAATCTCATGCGGTTCTGATCCATCACCGAGACATCAGTTGGGATCTGACTAACTTGCCTCAGCAGGCTAGGCCACCCTTCCAGAAATGGATTTGGATGAATTTGGAATCACCAACCCACACGCCCCAGAAGAGTGGCATTGAGCACCTGTTCAACTTGACTCTGACTTACCGCCGTGACTCAGATATCCAAGTGCCTTATGGCTTCTTGACGGTGAGCACAAACCCCTTCGTGTTTGAAGTGCCAAGCAAAGAGAAGTTAGTGTGCTGGGTTGTAAGTAACTGGAATCCTGAGCATGCGAGGGTCAAGTATTACAATGAGCTGAGCAAAAGCATTGAAATCCATACATACGGGCAAGCATTTGGAGAGTATGTGAATGATAAAAATTTGATTCCTACCATATCTACTTGCAAATTTTATCTGTCTTTTGAAAACTCAATCCACAAAGATTACATCACAGAAAAGCTCTACAATGCTTTTCTAGCCGGCTCTGTCCCTGTTGTTCTGGGGCCGTCTAGGGAAAATTATGAGAATTATATTCCagcagattcattcattcatgtggaaGATTATAACTCTCCCAGTGAGCTCGCAAAATATCTGAAAGAAGTTGACAAAAACAATAAGTTATACCTTAGTTACTTTAACTGGAGGAAGGATTTCACAGTAAACCTTCCACGATTTTGGGAATCACATGCATGCTTGGCTTGTGATCATGTGAAAAGGCATCAAGAATATAAATCTGTGGGTAATTTAGAGAAATGGTTTTGGAATTAA